From one Thalassoroseus pseudoceratinae genomic stretch:
- a CDS encoding ROK family protein — translation MPLDEHEGPYFLGIDLGGTNVRAGVVSNAGESLAHASRPTQAAQGSEFGLKNIFQVSEQAVTACSLSWDDIAGIGVAAPGTMDIPAGVLLRPHNLPGWYDVPIRERIAQHFDKPAILQNDASAAAYGEYWVGAGRHAESLAFWTLGTGCGSGLIINDLILEGVHSCGSECGHIIIEMDNGRLCRSGQYGTLEAYVSATALLEICQSKLAEGRETVLTEWIEAGQILTPLLIGQAAEQGDQLANELIMEMARCLGVGTVTLMHAINPATILIGGAMTFGRHSTELGRRFLERVKQEVRERAFPVPAERTIIDYATLGGSAGYIGAAGCIRRAIRLNEVPEW, via the coding sequence ATGCCCCTTGACGAACATGAAGGCCCGTATTTTCTCGGGATTGATCTCGGTGGAACGAATGTCCGTGCGGGAGTGGTGAGCAATGCCGGTGAGTCGTTGGCACACGCCAGTCGACCGACGCAGGCGGCCCAGGGGTCGGAATTCGGCCTCAAGAACATTTTTCAGGTGTCGGAACAAGCGGTGACGGCTTGCAGTTTGTCATGGGACGACATCGCGGGCATCGGTGTGGCGGCACCGGGCACGATGGATATCCCCGCCGGCGTGCTGCTTCGACCACACAACTTGCCAGGTTGGTACGATGTTCCCATCCGAGAGCGGATCGCCCAACACTTTGACAAACCGGCGATCTTGCAGAACGACGCCTCCGCCGCTGCATATGGGGAATATTGGGTCGGAGCCGGTCGACACGCGGAAAGTCTCGCGTTTTGGACGCTTGGAACGGGTTGCGGAAGCGGCTTGATTATCAACGATCTGATTCTCGAAGGCGTCCACTCCTGCGGTTCGGAATGCGGGCACATCATCATCGAGATGGACAACGGCCGACTCTGCCGAAGTGGTCAGTATGGCACTCTGGAGGCGTATGTCAGCGCGACGGCTCTATTGGAAATCTGTCAGTCGAAACTCGCGGAAGGCCGGGAAACGGTCCTGACGGAGTGGATCGAAGCCGGACAAATCCTCACGCCGCTGCTGATTGGTCAAGCGGCTGAACAAGGGGATCAACTCGCGAATGAACTCATCATGGAAATGGCTCGCTGTCTGGGTGTCGGCACGGTGACGCTCATGCATGCGATCAATCCGGCGACCATTTTGATCGGGGGAGCAATGACGTTCGGTCGTCATAGCACGGAACTTGGTCGCCGTTTCCTCGAACGGGTGAAACAGGAAGTCCGCGAACGAGCCTTTCCCGTGCCTGCCGAGAGAACCATCATCGACTACGCCACGCTGGGCGGTTCCGCTGGGTACATCGGAGCGGCCGGTTGCATCCGCCGTGCAATTCGCCTGAATGAAGTCCCGGAGTGGTAG